CAATCACAGGAACTTTTATCTTTTGATGGGCAATTTTAATGCTCCCATCTAAAGTGAAACTATCCTGTTTACCTTTCTTCTTGAAATTTGGTGGTTTAGCTATCTTCTTGAAGCATCTTTTCCAAGCATCAGATAAAGCTCTTAACGCCCATTGGGGAGCGCATTTAGACACTTGGTAATACCAATCATGCTCTGATTTTACCAATGCTACCAACCATTCAGGTCGGTCAATAGCCGTAGGAAACTTGATTTTTTCATCAGGGTTAGCTTGATTATGGTCTAAAATTTGCTTGGTTAAAGCCAAACCCCAATTCCAAGCATGACGTGCGGTTCCTGCGTGTTGGGCTAATAATGAGCGTTGTTGATTATTTAGTTTTAACTCAGTCTTGAATCCTAGTAGCAACGTCTCTTAACTCCTCTACGATTTTTCTATTTTTATGGCTTCTAGAGCCATACAATCTAGCGGAAAATACCGTAATAATTTCTAAGACATCTGGCGCTAAATCCTCCTCAAATGTACTGTCTTCAGTTCGATTGATAATGACAACTTCAGTTCCGAATTGCTCACACAGACTAAAGATTAGTTCACTACCAAATCTAAGTAATCTATCCTTATGAGTTAAGACCAATCTCTCTACTTTACTATCAACAATCAATCGAATTAATCGCTTTAATCCTTTTTTGTTGTAGTTAAGTCCTGAACCTAAGTCGTCTATAATTTCAACTTGCCAACCGTTTTGAGCGCAAAACAGTTCGACAACTTCTTTTTGACGTTCTAAATCTTTCTTTTGATCATGACTAGAAACGCGACAATAGCCAACAGTATAGGAAAGATTCTCTTTTACTCCAAGCAACTGAGAGACGGTATAACGTCGATGCCCGTTAGCAGTTCTTTCTGGTATTAGTTTACCTTCAGACTCCCAACGTCTTAATGTCGATACGCTTACACCTTTTAATTTAGCCGCTTCTGATATGGTCAACTTACTCATAAAACTATTATAGCATAAGTCATGAGTAATTTTGGATAGTATTAGTTAGGTTTTTGGTTCCTGTGATTAACCCTCTTCGGATAATTGACCAGACCATTGCCGATCGCTAGACTTGTCTAAAAGGGTAATATTACCCGTGGGAAAGTAGAAAGATAGTAAAACTTCGCCTTCCGTCTCTAAATTTAAGTTTAACCGATCACTGGAACGCAATTTTATCCCATAGGCTTTTCCTTGTCCCTGGCTGAAAATTGCCTCGATAATCTCTTCTCCTCCCGCGTCTAAACTTTTGATCGCTTGTTAGGATAGGCCAGACTGTAAAGATTCTAACTGATTCCAGGCCAAACCACTCCACAATTGCCCTAGACTCTTATCAAAATTTGGTCTTTCTGTCAATTCTGGAAATAGCTGAAAAAAGGCATTATCAGTGAGTAAATTAAGGACTATACTGCTTAATCGTAACTGATTCACTTGTTCTCGCCATTTTTGTCGCTGTTGCTCGTTTTAGCTACCTAATGCTTCCCTAGGTTCAAAATCGAGACGTTCTAAGCGATACCGAGGATTTCTGCTGCTAAAATATCTCTTTGTTCCTGTTTCTGTTTTTCCTCTTTGATATCCCCGTAGCAGAGGCTAAACAATTCCTTGACGAGATTTTTAAAAAACTTACCATCAATTCCCAACTCTAGAAGACGCTTTCTCATCTCGGCTTTCCGTTGCCATGCCCTATCTGTGGCAGAATTTAAATTATTTTCCTCCGTGGCAAAAACGGGTTTAACGGTTTCGGGTTGATTACTGTGTTTAACCCAAATTTTCGATAAATTGCGTTATTTTAGTCCTAAGGGACAGTTAATCCCAACACCGGTCGAAGCCGCTATTCTGGAGAGACAGTCCAAAAAATCTGAACGTCGGCAAAAAGAACTGGCTTCACCAAAAGTCGAGCAGTTAACGGCAAGATTAAGGGAATTAGGCATCAATCCCGATGAAACCCTGTAGGGGTACAAGGTGTTCAGTGAGTTTATCGAACTGCTTGCAATCCCAACCCTCATCGGGAAAACCAAAATTAACCTTTTTTGATAACTTTAGAAGCCAAGGCACCCAACCCTAACCCCAATAAGGCAACAACGCTACCCGGTTCCGGGACGAGTTGTAACTGCCACGTTAGAGCAGTAGGCACAAATGGGGTATCTTCAGCGTCTGTGTCAAGAGCATCAAGTGGCGCAGCAGCAAACAAAGAATTAAAAACCAAGCCATTCGCAGGGTCGATAGCACTAGGGCCAAAGCCAAAATACTCAGACCAACCAGTGTCAGAACCAAAGACAATATCCATCACTGAACCATCGAAACTAACCTTAGCAGGGGCACCGCTACTAGAAAACGCATTACTGTAGGAATCGAAATCAGTCCAGTTAAGCGTAGTTTCGGCATAGGAGAGCGATAGCGGGGTTACTTGAGTGACATCCACAATATTCCCTGTAGCTGTTCCTGTCAGTGTTCCCGTGACAGTTACTGGAGTATCAGCTGTTGGTGATGAGAATGGGTTATTGAAAGTGTAGGAGAAAGAGAACAGGGCAGCTTGGGCAGGAGAAGCCAAGATGGTTAAGCCGATGGCGGTAGTGGCAACGGCTAAAGAGGTTTTTAAGGACATAATTGTTTTCTAAGGAAAAAATACCATTAGCTACACGGTCGATGCTAACACGGGGTGGGTGGGTAGTCAAGTATTTTCAGAAAGTTAATATAAATTCAGGGAATAATTCCCAAACCAACTGCAACAGCCAAAGCTTTTTTTTAGCTAAAGCTATTTTTTGCTCGGTATTGGGGCAGATCTTAAATTTGTCTGCTTTGTTCATCAAGTTATCAGGACACTGTGTTTATGATCACACAGCTTTCGGGAGTTGTATATATACAAAGTCAGCATTCATGAGGGGAAACCTGGGGCGAATTAATTCGCTCCTTTAAAAGGCCCGTCCCATCGCACTAAGCGCGAGGGACGAATGCTGACACTAAGTTAAACTTTAACCCCTTCCCAAAAACCCCATTTCCCCAAAAATAAGCTAAGAGGCATTCAAACCGCTTATTTTTAGATTGGTGGCATCTCTCCCAATCCCTTTACTGTTGTCCCTTGTCCCATCACAACCAGCAGTTTAAATACACAGGCAGCTTATTATTCCTAGCAGATAACCATGACTACGACTCAACCCCTATCCCCTGGCCAAACCGCCCGAAAAGATGAGATAATCTTCCCAAAAGGCGAATTTTGGAGTGATGAACCAACCTGGGAAAGTAATTTACATCTAACTCAGATTATTTTATTGATCAAATGCCTAGAATGGTTATGGCAAGATAGAGAAGATTACTTTGCAACCTGGAATTTAACCATCTACTACAGCCCAAATCAGAAAAAATCAGAATACTTTAGAGAACCTGACTTTTTTGTAGTATTAGGGACAACTAGAAACCAAAACCGGAAAAGTTGGGTAATATGGCAAGAAGAGGGAAAATATCAACCGATTGAACCCAATCAGCAAGGCTTGCCCTGAGCCAGGCCGAAGGGTTGGTTATGAAGTGAAGAATTGGGCTTATATTTAGGTATCTACGCCGATAAATTCCGTTATTTTAGTCCTAAAGGTCAATTAATCCCAACACCGGTCGAAGCCGCTCTTCTGGAGAAACACGCGAAAGAATCTGAACGTCAACAAAAAGAACTGGTTTTACAGCAAAAGGAATATGAAAGACAACAAAAAGAACTGGCTTTACAAAAAATTGAGCAGTTAACGGCAAGATTAAGAGAATTAGGCATTAATCCCGATGAAACCCTCTAGGGGTGCAAGGTGGTCAGTGAGTTTATCGAACTGCTTGCAACCCCAACCCTGATTAACCCTTGCAGGGTTTGTAGTGGGTTAATTTTTTAGATAGCAGCGCAGCAACCGAACCACTGAGCTTAAAACTTTGTCCCCTTCCCGAAAACCCCATCACCCTATTTGTCTAAAAATATTAAGAGATGTAACTATTTATGCCTAACCTAGAAAGTGATTACTCAACAGGGGTGAGATCAGGATAGTCTAGATCGAGCAGTCAGATAGATGTTTACTTAAATTCCTACTTCAGATATGTCCGTTTCTAGTCCTCCTCGTTCCCTGCGTATCGGTTCGCGTAAAAGTCAGTTAGCCC
This portion of the Microcystis aeruginosa NIES-2549 genome encodes:
- a CDS encoding IS607 family transposase produces the protein MSKLTISEAAKLKGVSVSTLRRWESEGKLIPERTANGHRRYTVSQLLGVKENLSYTVGYCRVSSHDQKKDLERQKEVVELFCAQNGWQVEIIDDLGSGLNYNKKGLKRLIRLIVDSKVERLVLTHKDRLLRFGSELIFSLCEQFGTEVVIINRTEDSTFEEDLAPDVLEIITVFSARLYGSRSHKNRKIVEELRDVATRIQD
- a CDS encoding PEP-CTERM sorting domain-containing protein (PEP-CTERM proteins occur, often in large numbers, in the proteomes of bacteria that also encode an exosortase, a predicted intramembrane cysteine proteinase. The presence of a PEP-CTERM domain at a protein's C-terminus predicts cleavage within the sorting domain, followed by covalent anchoring to some some component of the (usually Gram-negative) cell surface. Many PEP-CTERM proteins exhibit an unusual sequence composition that includes large numbers of potential glycosylation sites. Expression of one such protein has been shown restore the ability of a bacterium to form floc, a type of biofilm.) — encoded protein: MSLKTSLAVATTAIGLTILASPAQAALFSFSYTFNNPFSSPTADTPVTVTGTLTGTATGNIVDVTQVTPLSLSYAETTLNWTDFDSYSNAFSSSGAPAKVSFDGSVMDIVFGSDTGWSEYFGFGPSAIDPANGLVFNSLFAAAPLDALDTDAEDTPFVPTALTWQLQLVPEPGSVVALLGLGLGALASKVIKKG